Part of the Catalinimonas alkaloidigena genome is shown below.
TCCACCATAATTTCTACTAAAGTGTATCCATTATTTCTTTCAAAGAAGGTTGCGGTTCCACTCACGCCTGATCCGTTTACTTCACTAAGTGTGTAAACAGTGGAGTTTCCGTTAAACGCGTTTTGACCCATATCTCCCTGAGCTACGATAGTTCCCAATGCACTAGAACTCAGATGAACATTGATGTATCCATCATAATCCAAAAGTTCTGTATAAGCCACGGGAGTACCATCATCAAACTGACGGATGGTTGTCATACTCTTACCTGTAGTTCCGTCAACCGGCGTAAGGGAAACCTCTATTGAACCACCCTCTGCGGCAGTATTCGCATGGATATGAGATGGATGACTTCCACCTTCAGGAGTACCATCAAGCTCAACTACCATAAGTGAATTTCCACTCTGTCGCTGGTAAAGTGTGGCGGTACCGCTTATCCCTTCTACTGCTCTTTCGTCAAGATTGTAGGTTACTGACTCACCTGTTAGTTCATTAGCACCAATATCACCCTGAGCTACTATTACCCCAAGTTGTTCGGAACTCAGGTGAACATTAACGTATCCATCATAATCCTCCAGGGCATCAATTGAGATTTCAGCTCCATCATCAAAAGATATGATGTTCGTTCTACTCATACCCGTATTCCCATTTACCGGATTAAAGGTCAGCACAATTCCTCCTCCTTCTACGAAAGTATTTTGGTGGATGTGCGCCGGATGTGAGCCATCCTCAGGGGTACCCTCCAGCATAATTGTGGCTAATATTTCTTCATTCACTCTTTCTTCAAAAGTTATGGTACCTGAAATTCCTGCAACCGCTCTTTCTTCCAGATCATAGGTAATGGACTCACCACTTAATTCATTTTGACCAATATCTCCCTGAGAAACAACGATACCCAGTTGATCAGCACTTAGGTGAACATTGACATATCCATCATACTCAAGCAGTTGCTCATAAGTAACAGCGTCGCCATTGTCAAATGCTCTGATATTTGTAACACTCATTCCGGTGGAACCAT
Proteins encoded:
- a CDS encoding CHRD domain-containing protein, translated to MFKDYFSKSNSYFRISLALLSLLFVWSCEDDEVDIGDPPIEGAITYQLAERNNSGINGFIKFYEVEGAVEAQIKLAGTESGNMYPAHIHANSAVETGDIEVTFEPVDGRTGESITTLTNLSLEDIENYDGYVNVHLSESDLTVIAQSDIGSNELTGNAQGYDLNLMTEDSISGTILFEERKNGSTKATISVDNTPDGGSHPAHIHQNTAAEGGPIAISFNAVDGSTGMSVTNIRAFDNGDAVTYEQLLEYDGYVNVHLSADQLGIVVSQGDIGQNELSGESITYDLEERAVAGISGTITFEERVNEEILATIMLEGTPEDGSHPAHIHQNTFVEGGGIVLTFNPVNGNTGMSRTNIISFDDGAEISIDALEDYDGYVNVHLSSEQLGVIVAQGDIGANELTGESVTYNLDERAVEGISGTATLYQRQSGNSLMVVELDGTPEGGSHPSHIHANTAAEGGSIEVSLTPVDGTTGKSMTTIRQFDDGTPVAYTELLDYDGYINVHLSSSALGTIVAQGDMGQNAFNGNSTVYTLSEVNGSGVSGTATFFERNNGYTLVEIMVDGTPALGNHPAHIHFNAVEEGGGIAIDLTNVDGDTGISRTSIVAQNNNKDITYAQLLEFDGYINVHLSPLDLATIVSQGNIGSNVSAE